From a region of the Odoribacter splanchnicus DSM 20712 genome:
- a CDS encoding MFS transporter — protein MDLWKKKFIIIWSGQLFSILSSAIVGYSVMFWLSIETKSAEVLSYAVLATLLPQALLGPIAGVYVDRWKRKLTMIAADSFVALCSLILGGLFYFDQAELGLIYLLMALRSIGNAFHSPAMQAAIPMLAPESELMRIAGVNQALQSVSSIAGPALGALLITSLNMTVVMLLDVAGAIIACTALAFVAIPDPVRTEEKRKPGIWHEMVEGWKEVQKHRGLPWLMIISVAVTFFLMPVAVLFPLMTVTHFGGDTFQMSLVEIVWGAGTLLGGLILGVWKIKIRRVGLINSSYLALGSYILISGLLPSDAFVLFVCLTIIGGLAGSFYSGPFTSVLQTFIDHTALGRVFSLFGSLSLLPSMIGILLTGYIADTIGVSNAFWISGCIILSLGVISFFIPSVMKLEKRSGEDRF, from the coding sequence ATGGATCTTTGGAAAAAGAAATTTATTATTATATGGTCGGGACAGTTGTTTTCTATCCTGAGTAGTGCTATTGTCGGATATTCGGTCATGTTTTGGTTGAGCATAGAGACTAAAAGTGCCGAAGTGCTATCCTATGCTGTGTTGGCGACCTTATTACCTCAGGCTTTGTTAGGACCTATAGCGGGTGTATATGTCGATCGTTGGAAAAGAAAACTGACCATGATCGCTGCCGATAGTTTTGTCGCTCTATGTTCTTTGATACTGGGAGGTTTATTCTATTTCGATCAGGCTGAATTGGGATTGATTTATTTGTTGATGGCTCTGCGGAGTATCGGAAATGCTTTCCATTCACCCGCTATGCAGGCGGCTATTCCCATGTTGGCGCCCGAATCGGAATTAATGCGGATTGCCGGAGTAAACCAGGCGTTACAGTCGGTGAGTAGTATTGCCGGACCTGCCTTAGGAGCACTTTTGATCACTTCACTGAATATGACGGTGGTGATGCTGCTGGATGTTGCAGGGGCGATCATCGCTTGTACCGCTTTGGCTTTTGTTGCGATCCCTGACCCGGTCAGGACGGAAGAAAAACGGAAACCCGGAATATGGCATGAAATGGTCGAAGGCTGGAAGGAAGTACAAAAACATCGGGGATTACCCTGGTTGATGATAATTTCCGTTGCAGTTACTTTCTTTTTAATGCCGGTTGCTGTATTGTTTCCCTTGATGACGGTAACTCATTTCGGAGGAGATACTTTTCAAATGAGTCTGGTAGAAATTGTCTGGGGTGCAGGTACATTGCTCGGCGGTTTGATTCTGGGAGTATGGAAAATAAAGATCCGGCGGGTTGGGCTGATCAATAGCTCTTACCTGGCCTTGGGAAGCTATATTCTGATATCGGGATTATTGCCTTCGGATGCTTTTGTGCTGTTTGTGTGTTTAACTATTATCGGTGGATTGGCCGGTTCGTTTTACAGTGGGCCTTTCACTTCTGTTTTACAAACTTTTATCGATCATACTGCTTTAGGCAGGGTATTTTCACTTTTTGGAAGTCTGAGTTTATTACCTTCTATGATAGGTATTTTGTTGACCGGTTATATCGCCGATACGATAGGGGTAAGTAATGCGTTCTGGATTTCCGGATGTATCATTTTATCCCTGGGGGTGATTTCATTCTTCATCCCTTCGGTAATGAAACTGGAAAAACGGAGTGGCGAAGATCGTTTTTAG
- a CDS encoding nitroreductase family protein: protein MERNLKEALKHRRSYYAIDNQTTIPDAEIEEILDFAALHTPSAFNSQSTRMVLLLREQHRRLWDIVRNTLKKTIPAAAYASTEAKINKSFAAGYGTVLFFEDTAIIEGLQKAFPLYHEKFPQWSQHTSGMHQLAVWTMLEDAGFGASLQHYNPLIDEEVIATWKLPATWELIAQMPFGLPLEPPQKKEYKPLCDRVRVFK, encoded by the coding sequence ATGGAAAGGAACCTTAAAGAAGCTTTAAAGCATCGCAGAAGTTATTACGCGATAGATAATCAAACCACAATTCCTGATGCTGAGATCGAGGAAATTTTAGATTTTGCCGCTCTTCATACTCCCTCTGCTTTCAATTCCCAATCCACACGGATGGTACTATTATTGAGGGAACAGCATCGACGGCTTTGGGACATTGTCCGGAATACGCTAAAAAAGACGATCCCGGCAGCCGCTTATGCTTCTACCGAAGCAAAAATCAATAAATCGTTCGCAGCCGGTTACGGTACGGTATTATTTTTTGAGGACACCGCTATAATCGAAGGTTTACAGAAAGCTTTCCCTTTATATCATGAAAAATTTCCGCAATGGTCCCAGCATACCTCAGGGATGCATCAGCTGGCCGTCTGGACTATGCTCGAGGACGCCGGATTCGGAGCCTCCCTGCAACATTACAATCCTCTGATCGACGAAGAGGTTATTGCCACCTGGAAATTACCTGCCACCTGGGAATTGATTGCACAGATGCCTTTCGGTTTACCACTGGAACCACCCCAAAAGAAAGAATACAAACCTTTATGCGACAGGGTAAGGGTATTTAAATAA
- a CDS encoding nitroreductase family protein, with protein sequence MKTTLLLIVSFIFLVMTACNSEKKESKIQTKDALENIMGRKSVRKYLPKPVEKEKIEVLLKAGMAAPSGKDVRPWELIVIDDREVLDSMAAVLPYAKMLKEAPMAIVVCGDTTKSSYWYLDCSAVTQNILLAAEAIGLGAVWTATYPYADRMEVVKKYTGIPEQINSLCVIPVGYPAMPHSPKDKWDASKVHMNKW encoded by the coding sequence ATGAAAACAACTTTATTACTTATCGTATCTTTTATTTTTTTAGTTATGACAGCATGTAATTCAGAGAAAAAAGAAAGTAAAATCCAGACGAAGGATGCCTTGGAAAATATTATGGGCCGGAAAAGTGTAAGAAAATATTTACCCAAACCGGTAGAAAAGGAGAAAATTGAGGTATTATTGAAGGCAGGAATGGCTGCTCCGAGTGGTAAAGATGTCCGGCCTTGGGAATTGATCGTCATCGACGACCGGGAAGTGCTCGATTCTATGGCTGCTGTGTTGCCTTATGCCAAAATGTTGAAAGAAGCTCCGATGGCTATCGTCGTTTGTGGGGATACTACTAAATCTTCTTATTGGTATCTGGATTGTTCGGCTGTTACTCAAAATATCTTGCTGGCTGCGGAAGCGATCGGATTAGGAGCTGTCTGGACCGCTACATATCCTTATGCAGATCGCATGGAAGTCGTGAAAAAATATACGGGAATTCCGGAACAAATTAATTCATTGTGTGTGATTCCCGTAGGATATCCGGCTATGCCTCATAGTCCGAAAGATAAATGGGATGCTTCGAAGGTTCATATGAATAAGTGGTAG
- a CDS encoding MBL fold metallo-hydrolase has protein sequence MGERITFRRNEGLITVKPYWRGNPVVKGRFVNRQHRSKQGIGNVLKWRFSPNPQRKEKRNENWEPQLFPLHSLQGISGDALAWLGHNSFFMQLGGKRIMFDPVFGNIPFVRRKSKFPADPDIFKEIDYLLISHDHFDHMDKPSIIRLYENNPRMKVFCGLGMRDLIRGWLPDIQVIEAGWYQRWEEGRLKITFLPAQHWSKRSLNDGGLRLWGAFMLQTDDLSVYYGGDTGYSSHFTEIEELFGAPDYALLGIGAYKPRWFMQANHISPYDSLTAASQMKARITIPMHYGTFDLSDEPLSDPPAVFAEEAGKRNIQVKIPALGEIVKLRKR, from the coding sequence ATGGGAGAGCGGATTACTTTTCGGCGGAACGAAGGGCTTATTACAGTAAAGCCTTATTGGAGGGGAAATCCTGTGGTAAAGGGACGTTTTGTGAATCGGCAACATCGCTCTAAACAGGGGATCGGTAATGTTTTGAAATGGCGTTTTTCGCCCAATCCCCAACGTAAAGAGAAACGGAACGAAAATTGGGAACCTCAACTTTTTCCACTGCATAGTTTACAAGGGATTAGCGGTGATGCGTTGGCTTGGTTAGGACATAATTCTTTCTTTATGCAGTTGGGTGGTAAACGGATCATGTTCGACCCGGTCTTTGGCAATATTCCGTTCGTCCGTCGTAAGAGTAAATTTCCTGCCGATCCGGATATTTTCAAAGAGATCGATTACTTGCTGATCAGCCATGACCATTTCGATCATATGGACAAACCCAGTATTATCCGTTTATATGAGAACAATCCCCGGATGAAAGTATTTTGTGGTCTGGGAATGAGGGATTTGATCCGGGGCTGGCTGCCCGATATTCAGGTGATAGAAGCCGGATGGTATCAGCGTTGGGAGGAAGGACGGTTGAAAATTACTTTTTTGCCTGCTCAACATTGGAGCAAACGTTCTTTAAACGACGGAGGACTGCGTTTGTGGGGAGCTTTTATGTTGCAGACCGATGACTTGTCGGTGTATTATGGGGGAGATACCGGCTATTCCTCTCATTTTACCGAAATAGAAGAATTGTTCGGTGCTCCGGATTATGCTTTACTGGGTATCGGAGCTTACAAACCCCGTTGGTTTATGCAAGCGAACCATATTTCGCCTTATGATTCCTTGACGGCTGCTTCGCAGATGAAAGCCCGGATAACGATCCCTATGCATTATGGGACATTCGATTTATCCGACGAACCCCTGAGTGACCCGCCTGCTGTATTTGCCGAAGAGGCCGGCAAAAGGAATATACAGGTAAAGATTCCGGCTTTAGGGGAAATTGTAAAGCTTCGGAAAAGATGA
- a CDS encoding shikimate kinase, translated as MKYFLVGYMACGKTRRGKVIAEEQGVRFIDLDAYIVERENRSISEIFAAIGEAGFRRLETFYLKEVCELYQDFVLSTGGGTPCFNDNMAYMNAQGITLFLNTDTDTIVERLIRGKHKRPIVSKLEDHEIRDFVLRHLKERLPFYKQAQKIIV; from the coding sequence ATGAAGTATTTTTTAGTCGGTTATATGGCCTGCGGGAAGACCCGCAGGGGAAAAGTGATAGCGGAAGAACAGGGGGTCCGGTTTATCGATTTGGATGCTTATATTGTCGAACGTGAAAATAGGAGTATCTCTGAAATTTTTGCTGCGATCGGAGAAGCCGGATTTCGAAGGTTAGAGACTTTTTACTTAAAAGAGGTTTGTGAACTATATCAGGATTTTGTCCTCTCGACAGGGGGAGGAACCCCCTGTTTCAATGATAATATGGCGTATATGAATGCGCAGGGAATCACCTTGTTTCTGAATACGGATACGGATACGATCGTAGAACGGCTGATTCGGGGAAAACATAAACGCCCGATCGTCAGCAAGCTCGAAGACCATGAAATCCGGGATTTTGTCCTCCGGCATTTGAAAGAACGCCTGCCTTTTTATAAGCAAGCCCAAAAAATTATCGTTTAA
- a CDS encoding DNA gyrase/topoisomerase IV subunit A has protein sequence MEHSGEESGKIRSIQHLDGMYQKWFLDYASYVILERAVPYVNDGLKPVQRRILHSMRELDDGRYNKVANIIGNTMKYHPHGDASIGDALVQLGQKDLLIDCQGNWGNILTGDGAAAPRYIEARLSKFALEVVFNPKTTNWKPSYDGRNREPITLPIKFPLLLAQGVEGIAVGLASKILPHNFNELIDACIAHLKHEDFVLYPDFPTGGMIDVSKYCDGMRGGNVKIRAKIEKDNNNRALKITEIPFGRTTSSLIDSIIKANEKGKIKIKKIDDNTARDVEILIQLAPGVSSDKTIDALYAFTDCELSISPNSCVIEEEKPRFMPISDILRQSADDTVALLKLELEIRLKELLEDLHYVSLERIFIEERIYKDKQFEESETMELVIAHVHRRLQPFLPELYREVTDDDVKKLLEIKMKRILKFSSEEADHYIRSLNEEIAVVKHNIEHIIPYSIAYYERIKAKYGKGRERKTEIRNFENIEAAKVVIANEKLYINREEGFIGTALKKDEFICECSDMDDVIVFKKDGTYYVTKVADKIFVGKDVQYVNVFKKNDKRTIYNVVYRDGKYGASYVKRFNVTGVTRDKVYNLTKGTAGSRILHFSANPNGEAEVIKVCLKPKPSIKKLVFEYDFAALSIKGRDSQGNTLTKNDVHKISVVQKGVSTLGGCKIWLDEDVLRLNTDSRGKYLGEFQGEDRILVVNKNGTYHTTDFDLNNHYDEGYIVFEKFEADKVWSAVFFDAEQNYYYLKRFRFEDCVKLNSIIGEVEGSRLICLSDERHPRFEVIFGGKYEARPADVIVADEFIGEKSFKARGKRITTFEVNEIREIEPLLKEGEADEINTDIEFEVTNPEEIAGDEQMKLDFENTDNPDEI, from the coding sequence ATGGAGCATTCGGGAGAAGAAAGTGGGAAGATTCGTTCTATTCAGCATCTGGACGGGATGTACCAAAAGTGGTTTCTGGACTATGCTTCCTATGTTATTCTCGAACGGGCCGTCCCTTACGTGAACGATGGTTTGAAACCTGTACAGCGACGGATTCTGCACTCTATGCGCGAACTGGATGACGGGCGTTACAATAAGGTTGCCAATATTATCGGTAATACCATGAAATACCATCCTCATGGAGATGCTTCGATCGGAGATGCGCTGGTGCAACTCGGACAAAAAGATTTATTGATCGATTGTCAGGGAAACTGGGGGAATATTCTGACCGGAGACGGGGCTGCTGCTCCCCGTTATATCGAGGCCCGCTTGTCTAAATTTGCCCTCGAAGTGGTATTTAATCCCAAGACAACGAATTGGAAACCTTCGTATGACGGACGTAATCGTGAGCCCATCACCTTACCTATAAAATTTCCTTTATTGTTGGCTCAGGGAGTCGAAGGGATTGCCGTCGGTCTGGCTTCTAAAATATTACCTCATAATTTCAACGAGCTGATAGATGCCTGTATCGCTCATCTGAAGCACGAAGATTTTGTGTTGTATCCGGATTTTCCTACCGGTGGAATGATCGATGTCAGCAAGTATTGTGACGGTATGCGGGGAGGAAATGTTAAAATCAGAGCGAAAATCGAGAAAGATAATAATAATAGGGCACTAAAGATTACTGAAATACCCTTCGGACGTACGACCTCGAGTTTGATCGACAGCATTATCAAAGCCAATGAGAAAGGAAAGATTAAAATCAAAAAAATCGATGATAATACGGCCCGGGATGTTGAAATATTGATTCAACTGGCCCCTGGAGTCTCTTCCGATAAGACGATCGACGCTTTGTATGCTTTCACCGATTGTGAATTATCGATTTCACCCAATTCTTGTGTCATCGAGGAGGAAAAACCCCGGTTTATGCCGATCTCCGATATTTTGCGGCAGTCGGCAGACGATACGGTTGCCCTATTGAAACTGGAGCTGGAGATCCGTTTGAAAGAATTGCTGGAAGATCTGCATTATGTGTCTCTGGAACGTATCTTTATCGAAGAACGCATCTATAAAGACAAGCAGTTTGAAGAAAGCGAAACCATGGAGTTGGTTATCGCTCATGTACACCGGCGGTTACAGCCTTTCTTACCGGAACTCTACCGGGAGGTGACCGATGACGATGTGAAAAAATTGCTGGAGATCAAGATGAAACGAATCCTGAAGTTTAGCTCTGAAGAAGCCGATCATTATATCCGGAGTCTGAATGAAGAGATTGCTGTGGTGAAACATAATATCGAACACATCATTCCTTATTCTATCGCTTATTATGAACGGATAAAAGCGAAATACGGGAAAGGACGGGAAAGGAAAACGGAAATCCGTAATTTCGAAAATATCGAAGCCGCTAAGGTCGTCATCGCAAATGAAAAGCTTTACATCAACCGGGAAGAAGGTTTTATCGGAACGGCCTTGAAGAAAGACGAGTTTATCTGCGAGTGCTCGGATATGGATGATGTGATTGTCTTTAAGAAAGACGGTACCTATTATGTGACGAAGGTGGCCGATAAGATATTCGTCGGTAAGGATGTTCAATATGTGAATGTTTTCAAAAAGAACGATAAACGTACGATTTATAATGTCGTATACCGGGACGGTAAATATGGGGCTTCTTATGTGAAGCGTTTCAATGTTACCGGTGTGACCCGGGATAAAGTGTATAACCTGACTAAAGGTACCGCCGGATCCCGGATTTTGCATTTTTCTGCCAATCCCAACGGGGAGGCCGAAGTGATTAAAGTTTGCCTGAAACCGAAACCCAGTATAAAGAAACTGGTATTCGAATATGATTTTGCTGCGCTGTCGATCAAAGGGCGTGATTCTCAGGGGAATACACTGACAAAGAACGATGTCCACAAGATCAGTGTCGTGCAAAAAGGAGTATCTACTTTGGGCGGGTGTAAAATCTGGCTGGATGAAGATGTGTTGCGTTTGAATACCGATAGCCGGGGAAAATACCTGGGAGAATTCCAGGGAGAGGACCGGATTCTGGTTGTAAATAAGAATGGTACTTACCATACGACCGATTTTGATCTGAATAATCATTATGACGAAGGATATATCGTTTTTGAAAAGTTCGAGGCCGATAAGGTTTGGTCGGCGGTTTTCTTCGATGCCGAACAGAATTATTATTACCTGAAACGTTTCCGTTTCGAGGATTGTGTGAAACTGAATTCCATCATCGGTGAGGTGGAAGGCTCCCGTTTGATCTGTCTGAGTGACGAGAGACATCCTCGTTTTGAAGTGATATTCGGTGGAAAATATGAAGCCCGGCCTGCCGATGTGATTGTGGCCGACGAATTTATCGGTGAGAAATCATTTAAAGCACGCGGTAAACGGATCACAACCTTCGAGGTGAATGAAATTCGTGAAATAGAACCTTTGCTGAAGGAAGGAGAGGCCGACGAGATCAATACGGATATCGAATTTGAAGTGACTAATCCGGAAGAGATTGCCGGCGACGAACAAATGAAGCTCGATTTTGAAAATACGGATAATCCGGATGAAATATAA
- a CDS encoding DNA topoisomerase IV subunit B, with product MVENYSEDSIRTLDWQEHIRLRPGMYIGKLGDGSAPDDGIYILVKEVVDNSIDEFAMGAGTEITIKVEDRKVSVRDFGRGIPLGKLVDASSKMNTGAKYDSEAFKKSVGLNGVGIKAVNALSESFEIQSFRDGETKYVRYCRAKIVEERKIEPTDQPNGTQVTFFADKDIFGNYHYIAEYLEAMVKNYVFLNTGLTIFFNDHKYYSKRGLYDLLMENMSGEGLYPIIHLKGEDIEMAMTHGRQYGEEYYSFVNGQHTTQGGTHLSAFREAVAKTIRDFYKKDFEISDIRTSIIGAISIKVQEPVFESQTKTKLGSKDIRPDGPTVRNFIMDFVTRELDNYLHRNPDTAELLLRKIVETEKERKAMSGVQKIARERAKQVSLHNRKLRDCRVHFNSNHERKNESSIFITEGDSASGSITKSRDVNTQAVFSLRGKPLNSYGLTKEIVYKNEEFNLLQAALNIEDGLEELRYNNVIVATDADVDGMHIRLLLLTFFLQFFPDLVRAGHVYILQTPLFRVRNKKETRYCYSDAERENAIQKLGPKPEITRFKGLGEISPNEFVHFIGKDIRLEPVRLSKGDSIDEVLSYYMGKNTPERQDFIIDNLYIEKDELR from the coding sequence ATGGTTGAGAATTATTCGGAAGATTCGATCAGGACGCTGGATTGGCAGGAACACATCCGGTTGCGGCCGGGGATGTATATCGGTAAACTAGGAGACGGTTCGGCGCCTGACGATGGGATTTATATTTTGGTGAAAGAGGTGGTGGATAACTCCATCGACGAATTTGCCATGGGAGCCGGTACAGAGATTACGATTAAGGTAGAAGACCGTAAGGTGAGCGTTCGGGACTTCGGCCGGGGTATTCCTTTAGGCAAACTGGTAGATGCTTCATCTAAAATGAATACCGGAGCAAAATATGATTCGGAAGCTTTCAAAAAATCTGTCGGTTTGAATGGCGTCGGTATTAAAGCGGTGAATGCTTTGTCGGAGAGCTTTGAGATTCAGTCGTTCCGGGATGGCGAGACCAAATATGTGCGTTATTGCCGTGCAAAAATTGTAGAGGAAAGGAAGATCGAACCGACTGACCAGCCGAACGGTACACAGGTAACCTTTTTCGCCGATAAGGACATTTTCGGGAATTACCATTACATTGCCGAATATCTCGAAGCGATGGTGAAGAACTATGTATTTCTGAACACCGGTTTAACCATATTCTTCAATGACCATAAATATTACTCCAAGCGGGGATTGTATGATCTGCTGATGGAAAATATGAGCGGAGAAGGCTTGTATCCGATCATCCATCTGAAAGGTGAGGATATCGAAATGGCTATGACGCACGGACGGCAATATGGGGAAGAATATTACTCGTTTGTCAACGGGCAGCATACCACACAGGGAGGAACCCATTTGAGTGCTTTCCGGGAAGCGGTGGCCAAGACGATCCGGGATTTTTATAAAAAAGATTTCGAAATATCGGATATCCGTACTTCTATTATCGGGGCGATCAGTATAAAAGTACAGGAACCGGTGTTCGAGTCGCAGACGAAGACGAAACTGGGTTCGAAAGATATAAGGCCCGACGGTCCTACCGTACGTAACTTTATCATGGATTTCGTGACCAGGGAATTGGATAATTATTTACACCGGAATCCGGATACAGCCGAATTGTTGTTACGGAAAATCGTCGAGACGGAGAAAGAACGTAAAGCCATGTCCGGTGTGCAGAAGATTGCACGCGAGAGAGCGAAGCAGGTGAGCCTGCACAACCGGAAGTTGCGGGATTGCCGGGTGCACTTCAATTCCAATCACGAACGGAAAAACGAATCTTCGATTTTTATTACAGAGGGAGATTCGGCCAGCGGATCTATTACGAAATCCCGGGATGTGAATACTCAGGCTGTGTTCAGCTTACGCGGTAAACCGCTCAATTCCTACGGGCTGACCAAAGAAATAGTCTACAAAAATGAAGAATTCAATTTATTGCAGGCTGCTTTGAATATTGAAGACGGGTTGGAAGAACTGCGGTACAACAATGTCATTGTGGCCACGGATGCCGATGTCGACGGTATGCATATCCGCTTGTTGTTGCTGACCTTCTTTCTGCAATTTTTCCCCGATCTGGTGAGGGCCGGGCATGTATACATTTTGCAAACTCCTCTGTTCCGGGTCAGGAATAAAAAAGAAACCCGCTATTGTTACTCCGATGCCGAGCGTGAAAATGCCATCCAAAAGTTAGGTCCGAAACCTGAGATTACAAGGTTTAAAGGACTGGGAGAAATTTCTCCGAATGAGTTCGTACATTTTATCGGAAAAGATATTCGTTTGGAACCGGTACGTCTTTCAAAAGGAGATTCGATCGATGAGGTGTTGAGTTATTATATGGGAAAAAATACACCGGAACGTCAGGATTTTATTATCGACAATCTGTATATTGAAAAGGATGAATTAAGGTAA
- a CDS encoding biotin--[acetyl-CoA-carboxylase] ligase: MKRYEVSGFGVMEYEEVASTNSLAEKLPLSELKDKQVILTWRQTQGRGQATNRWESAPGKNISMTVIFRPECLEAGKQFAVSMVIALGCLDFLSHYVEGVTVKWPNDVYVGERKISGILIEHRVAGAHIQSSLCGIGVNINQEQFLSDAPNPVSLFQLLGRELPLQEVLEELLECIGKRYEQIHRYAELENDFLRHMYRSTGIYDFEDERGIFRASVGGIDEYGQLILKDTDGRERVYAFKEVRYVC; this comes from the coding sequence ATGAAAAGATATGAAGTGAGTGGGTTCGGGGTAATGGAATATGAGGAGGTTGCTTCGACCAATAGTCTGGCGGAAAAATTGCCGCTGAGTGAATTGAAAGATAAACAGGTGATTTTGACCTGGCGACAGACACAGGGGCGTGGGCAGGCTACGAATCGGTGGGAGAGTGCCCCGGGAAAGAATATTTCAATGACGGTGATTTTCCGTCCGGAGTGTCTGGAGGCAGGAAAACAGTTTGCCGTGTCGATGGTGATCGCTTTGGGGTGTCTCGATTTTTTAAGCCATTATGTCGAGGGGGTGACGGTGAAATGGCCGAACGATGTGTATGTGGGGGAAAGGAAGATTTCAGGTATCCTGATCGAACACCGGGTGGCCGGAGCTCATATTCAAAGTTCGTTGTGTGGTATCGGGGTGAATATTAATCAGGAACAATTTTTATCGGACGCCCCTAATCCGGTGTCTTTATTTCAATTACTCGGTCGGGAACTTCCCTTACAGGAGGTTCTGGAAGAGCTGTTGGAATGTATCGGGAAGAGATATGAACAGATTCATCGGTATGCCGAACTGGAAAATGACTTTTTACGGCATATGTACCGGTCTACCGGAATATATGATTTTGAAGATGAACGTGGAATCTTCCGGGCTTCGGTCGGAGGAATCGATGAATATGGCCAGCTGATCCTGAAAGATACGGATGGGCGGGAAAGGGTATATGCATTCAAAGAAGTGAGATATGTCTGCTGA